One Desulfonatronovibrio hydrogenovorans DSM 9292 DNA segment encodes these proteins:
- a CDS encoding PTS system mannose/fructose/sorbose family transporter subunit IID — translation MSRISLKALILCFLRSYLTGSACNTRGMQNIGLAYAMDPGLRELYPDPLKLQKARRRHLRFYNTHPFWNPLLVGLFLFLESKISRNLFPARTLPKVKSTLVFTLSAIGDSFFSGSLLVTWSMVTIILMFLGLNSWALGLGLALFAALQFFKLFVFHKGLTQGLVFINNLKKWDLINWGGRLKVINALLVPAFWLVIWPFNWHLYNFVTVSIACIVLAYAYKNLRWVRGILLLSVLALSLVMPDLFLWLEELGP, via the coding sequence ATGTCCAGAATCAGTCTGAAAGCCCTGATCCTCTGTTTTCTGCGCTCCTATCTGACCGGCAGCGCCTGCAATACCAGAGGCATGCAGAATATCGGACTGGCCTATGCCATGGACCCGGGACTCAGGGAGCTTTATCCTGATCCCCTGAAACTGCAGAAGGCCAGGCGCAGACATTTAAGGTTCTATAATACACATCCTTTCTGGAACCCCCTGCTGGTGGGACTTTTTCTGTTTCTGGAAAGCAAGATATCCAGGAATCTCTTTCCTGCCCGAACCCTGCCCAAGGTTAAATCCACCCTGGTCTTCACTCTGTCGGCCATAGGTGATTCCTTTTTCAGTGGCAGCCTTCTCGTCACCTGGTCCATGGTGACCATCATTCTTATGTTTCTGGGGCTTAACTCCTGGGCCCTGGGACTTGGACTGGCCCTGTTTGCAGCTCTGCAGTTCTTCAAGCTCTTTGTTTTTCACAAGGGTCTGACCCAGGGCCTGGTTTTTATCAATAATCTCAAAAAATGGGACCTGATCAACTGGGGCGGCAGACTCAAGGTGATCAATGCCCTGCTTGTCCCGGCATTTTGGCTTGTCATTTGGCCCTTTAACTGGCATTTGTACAACTTTGTCACTGTATCTATTGCATGTATTGTTCTGGCGTATGCCTATAAAAATCTCAGGTGGGTCAGGGGAATTCTGCTCCTGTCCGTCCTGGCCCTCAGTCTTGTAATGCCCGATCTTTTTCTGTGGCTGGAAGAGCTGGGCCCATAG
- a CDS encoding HPr family phosphocarrier protein, translating into MDENNQEILVSLDSEFGLHARPAALLAREAQKFSSDIWLGFDGREVDAKSILDILTLAAPNGSTLRILARGSDAQDAVRHIRRLIMGRFEEKG; encoded by the coding sequence GTGGATGAAAACAATCAGGAAATACTGGTGAGCCTTGACAGTGAGTTCGGGCTTCACGCCAGGCCTGCAGCCCTTCTGGCCAGGGAGGCCCAGAAATTTTCCTCGGATATATGGCTTGGCTTTGATGGCCGAGAGGTTGACGCCAAGAGCATTCTGGACATTCTGACCCTGGCGGCACCCAATGGAAGCACCTTGAGGATCCTGGCCAGGGGAAGCGATGCCCAGGATGCTGTCCGGCATATCAGGAGGCTCATAATGGGAAGGTTTGAGGAAAAGGGATAG
- the ptsP gene encoding phosphoenolpyruvate--protein phosphotransferase yields MAKEILKGIPVSAGIAIGKTYYLNRGENTSTIRMDIDKGHVPEEKNRLREAFSLALNDLEKIRKKIPRELKEQAAIIDSHIMLLKDRKFQNAAGDYIRKDMINAEWALEKAVSDIEKAFSRIEDEYIRERIQDVRLVADRVRSQLHGSPADPGTFTQRMILLAPDLSPADTIELQLDKIMAFATISGGKTSHAGIIARSLQIPAIVGVEGLNELRHGQFVILDGFNGKIIVEPGEDELAHYTELKYQFEEYQSQVNRNCHLPAETIDGYKIQVFANIELFEEVAAVIDNGGEGIGLYRTEYSFLNRDDLPTEEELFEEYRDLASIIYPHKLVIRTLDLGADKIASQFGPIREANPALGLRAIRFCRRHPGLFKMQLRAILRASAAGNISIMFPMISGMQELLEVKKMYHSVRSELKAGKVDFDPTMPMGIMVELPSAVLVADLLAREVDFFSIGTNDLIQYSLGIDRTNKHVSYLYQPLHPAILRSIKHVVDAGHEAGIEVSLCGEVASDPYCVPILMGMQIDSISLNPQAIPGIKRIVRQATMDECKELLKRVLESKDVQESNRLVREMIFTRFPEELMFYTSLIEE; encoded by the coding sequence ATGGCCAAAGAGATACTCAAGGGCATTCCTGTTTCTGCCGGCATAGCCATCGGCAAGACATATTACCTGAACCGGGGAGAAAATACCTCCACCATCCGCATGGACATCGACAAGGGGCATGTTCCTGAGGAAAAAAACCGTCTCAGGGAGGCCTTCAGCCTGGCCTTGAACGACCTTGAGAAGATCCGGAAAAAGATCCCCAGGGAACTCAAGGAGCAGGCCGCCATAATTGATTCTCACATCATGCTTCTCAAGGACCGGAAGTTTCAGAATGCTGCTGGAGATTATATCCGCAAGGACATGATCAATGCTGAATGGGCTCTGGAAAAGGCGGTTTCAGACATAGAAAAGGCCTTCAGCAGAATCGAAGACGAATACATCCGGGAAAGGATCCAGGATGTCAGACTGGTGGCTGATCGAGTCCGCAGCCAGCTTCACGGCAGTCCTGCAGATCCCGGGACATTCACCCAGCGGATGATCCTTCTGGCCCCGGATCTTTCCCCGGCCGACACCATCGAGCTGCAGCTGGACAAGATAATGGCCTTTGCCACGATTTCAGGGGGAAAGACCTCTCATGCCGGGATTATAGCCAGGTCCCTGCAGATTCCGGCCATAGTGGGAGTGGAAGGGCTGAATGAGCTTCGGCATGGACAGTTCGTCATCCTGGACGGGTTCAATGGAAAAATAATTGTGGAACCAGGGGAAGATGAACTGGCCCACTATACTGAACTTAAATACCAGTTTGAAGAGTATCAGTCCCAGGTCAACAGAAACTGCCACCTGCCTGCTGAAACCATTGACGGCTATAAAATTCAGGTGTTCGCCAATATTGAGCTGTTTGAGGAGGTTGCAGCCGTCATTGACAACGGGGGTGAAGGAATCGGGCTTTACCGGACCGAATACAGCTTTCTGAACCGGGACGATCTGCCAACTGAAGAGGAGCTTTTCGAAGAATACAGGGACCTGGCCTCCATCATTTATCCGCATAAACTGGTCATCAGGACCCTGGATCTGGGAGCGGACAAGATCGCCTCCCAGTTCGGACCGATAAGAGAAGCCAATCCTGCACTGGGGTTAAGAGCCATCAGGTTCTGCCGCAGACACCCCGGGCTTTTCAAGATGCAGCTCAGGGCCATCCTCAGGGCCAGTGCTGCCGGGAATATATCCATCATGTTTCCCATGATTTCCGGCATGCAGGAGCTGCTGGAGGTCAAGAAGATGTATCACAGCGTGCGCAGCGAACTCAAAGCCGGGAAGGTAGACTTTGATCCCACCATGCCCATGGGTATAATGGTTGAGCTGCCCAGTGCAGTGCTGGTGGCTGACCTCCTGGCCAGGGAAGTGGACTTTTTCAGCATTGGAACCAATGATCTTATTCAGTACTCTCTGGGCATTGACCGGACCAACAAGCACGTTTCCTATCTTTATCAGCCCCTGCATCCGGCCATCCTGAGAAGCATCAAACACGTTGTGGATGCCGGGCATGAGGCGGGTATTGAGGTCAGCCTGTGCGGTGAAGTTGCCTCTGATCCGTATTGCGTCCCCATTCTCATGGGCATGCAGATAGATTCCATCAGCCTTAATCCCCAGGCCATTCCGGGCATCAAGAGAATTGTCCGCCAGGCCACCATGGATGAGTGCAAAGAGCTGCTCAAAAGGGTGCTGGAAAGCAAGGATGTACAGGAGAGCAACAGACTGGTCAGGGAAATGATCTTTACCCGTTTTCCCGAAGAACTCATGTTTTATACGTCTCTGATTGAAGAATAG
- a CDS encoding MlaE family ABC transporter permease — protein sequence MKGIFAYMGRSTLDLMREMGQIMLLFIEALYWLFRPPFRIRHFFKQMEFIGVNSLFVVMLTSLFTGMVLALQTYYAFRMFSAETLVGATVALSMTRELGPVITGLMVTGRAGSAICAEIGTMRVTEQVDALTVMAINPVQYLVLPRVLAGFIVLPLLTVISDVMGILGGYLVGVKVLGIHGGLFMNKIYEFVELGDVYNGLVKASAFGVILTLVSCYKGFYTRGGAEGVGRSTTQAVVMSSVLILVSDYILTALMF from the coding sequence ATGAAAGGCATTTTTGCTTACATGGGCAGAAGCACTCTGGACCTGATGAGGGAGATGGGCCAGATAATGCTTCTTTTTATTGAGGCTCTGTACTGGCTGTTTCGTCCCCCGTTCAGGATCAGACACTTTTTCAAACAGATGGAATTCATCGGGGTGAATTCTCTGTTCGTGGTCATGCTCACCTCCCTTTTTACCGGCATGGTCCTGGCCCTTCAGACCTACTATGCCTTTCGCATGTTTTCTGCTGAAACCCTGGTGGGTGCTACAGTGGCCCTTTCCATGACCCGGGAACTGGGTCCGGTCATCACCGGACTCATGGTCACAGGCCGGGCCGGATCGGCCATCTGCGCCGAGATCGGGACCATGAGGGTGACTGAGCAGGTGGATGCTCTGACTGTAATGGCCATCAATCCGGTCCAGTACCTGGTTCTGCCCAGGGTCCTGGCCGGTTTCATTGTCCTGCCCCTTTTGACGGTCATAAGCGATGTCATGGGCATTCTGGGGGGATACCTGGTGGGGGTGAAGGTCCTGGGTATCCACGGCGGCCTTTTTATGAACAAGATTTACGAATTTGTGGAGCTGGGGGATGTATACAACGGGCTGGTCAAGGCCTCGGCCTTTGGGGTGATCCTGACCCTTGTGAGCTGCTACAAGGGGTTTTACACCAGGGGCGGGGCTGAAGGCGTGGGCCGTTCAACCACTCAGGCTGTGGTCATGTCCTCGGTCCTGATCCTGGTGAGCGACTACATTCTGACCGCGCTCATGTTTTAG
- a CDS encoding ABC transporter ATP-binding protein, with translation MNSLKKIIELKKVSKSFGNHLVLDDLDLGLEKDRVNIIIGRSGGGKSVLIKHIIGLLKPDRGQVLIKGEDIAPMSEREISRIRRGFGMLFQEAALFDSLTVAENVAFPLQEHTKKSHSEIMEIVETKLSSVGLAGMGYKMPSELSGGMRKRVGLARALAMDPEIVLFDEPTSGLDPVMAAAINELIVRTRQEFNATCVVISHDIDATMKIADHIYMLYNGKIIADGSPEEIRQWDDPVVRQFIRGEATGPIKVN, from the coding sequence ATGAACAGTCTGAAGAAAATAATCGAGCTGAAAAAGGTCAGCAAGTCCTTTGGCAACCATCTGGTTCTTGATGACCTGGACCTGGGCCTGGAAAAAGACAGGGTCAATATAATCATCGGCCGGAGCGGGGGAGGGAAAAGCGTCCTTATCAAGCATATCATCGGCCTGTTAAAGCCTGACCGGGGCCAGGTCCTGATTAAAGGCGAAGATATTGCGCCCATGAGTGAGCGGGAGATATCCAGGATAAGGCGCGGATTTGGGATGCTGTTTCAGGAGGCAGCCCTGTTTGACTCGCTGACCGTGGCTGAAAACGTGGCCTTTCCCCTTCAGGAGCACACTAAGAAAAGCCACAGCGAAATCATGGAGATCGTGGAAACCAAGCTTTCCTCAGTGGGACTGGCCGGCATGGGCTACAAGATGCCCTCGGAACTTTCCGGAGGCATGCGCAAAAGGGTGGGGCTGGCCAGGGCCCTGGCCATGGACCCTGAGATCGTGCTGTTTGACGAACCCACTTCCGGACTGGACCCGGTGATGGCCGCAGCCATCAACGAACTTATCGTCCGGACCCGGCAGGAGTTCAATGCCACCTGCGTAGTCATCAGCCACGACATTGATGCGACCATGAAGATTGCTGATCATATTTACATGCTGTATAACGGCAAGATCATTGCTGATGGTTCTCCTGAAGAGATCCGGCAGTGGGATGATCCTGTGGTAAGGCAGTTCATCCGGGGAGAAGCCACAGGACCCATCAAGGTCAACTGA
- a CDS encoding MlaD family protein, translating to MSQKIGVEVKVGIFVFIAIILLAYMTTRITKGQMVTRDMYTIYAYFDNVSGLKTNSPVEIAGIDVGVVHEIVLENNLARVGMAIRPGVNIYSDSRATIRTRGVLGDKFVEISPGSSHMARLGDKGSIADSIQPTDLDQVMAKVGDIADDLRQVSRSVAHVLGGPEGEEGMRDMFANLREFSENLNQLVQANTKGIEMIVSNLQSFSADLADVSHSNKQGIKHIVDNFESASRDLNTALAQMSSILSTAEHGEGPVSTLLQDRQMSEDMRQTVASLESLTRKIDEGQGTLGRLISDDTTGQKIDDALDGINQFLDKYDRFQTIVDFHTEYMFRSGDTKSYLTLTLQPAEDKFYLLSLIDDPKGRTRTTDTVTRRWKDGEYLGSTREYEQKTYKNRLKFSAQLAKRWNDFILRGGIIESTGGVGLDYFLWDDRLKFSFDAFDLGNEDDRAHLKAAANLYFLNNFYLTAGYDDFISRTSKNRSFFGGLGFYMTDEDLKYLFSSVPLPAGD from the coding sequence ATGTCTCAAAAAATCGGAGTTGAAGTAAAAGTTGGCATTTTTGTCTTCATCGCAATTATCCTTCTGGCCTACATGACCACCAGGATCACCAAGGGACAGATGGTGACCAGGGACATGTATACCATTTATGCCTATTTTGACAACGTGTCAGGACTCAAGACCAACTCACCAGTGGAAATTGCCGGAATTGACGTGGGTGTGGTTCATGAAATCGTTCTGGAAAATAATCTGGCCCGGGTAGGCATGGCCATCAGACCGGGAGTGAATATCTATTCCGATTCCAGAGCCACCATCAGGACCAGGGGAGTTCTCGGGGACAAATTTGTGGAGATCAGCCCTGGCAGCTCCCATATGGCCAGGCTGGGCGACAAAGGCAGTATTGCTGACAGTATTCAGCCCACTGACCTTGACCAAGTCATGGCCAAGGTCGGGGATATTGCTGATGACCTGCGCCAGGTTTCCAGGAGTGTGGCTCATGTTCTGGGCGGTCCTGAGGGTGAGGAAGGGATGCGCGATATGTTTGCCAATCTGCGCGAGTTTTCCGAAAACCTCAATCAGCTGGTCCAGGCCAATACCAAAGGCATTGAAATGATCGTGTCCAATCTTCAGAGTTTCTCGGCAGATCTGGCTGATGTCAGCCACAGCAACAAGCAGGGCATAAAGCATATCGTGGACAACTTCGAATCTGCATCCAGAGACCTGAATACAGCCCTGGCCCAGATGAGCAGCATCCTGAGCACAGCCGAGCATGGTGAGGGGCCGGTGTCCACCCTGCTCCAGGATCGGCAGATGAGCGAGGACATGCGGCAGACCGTGGCTTCCCTGGAAAGTCTGACCAGAAAGATTGACGAAGGTCAGGGAACTCTGGGCAGGCTGATCAGCGATGACACCACCGGCCAGAAGATCGACGACGCCCTGGACGGAATCAACCAGTTTCTGGATAAATATGACCGGTTCCAGACCATAGTGGATTTTCATACTGAGTACATGTTCCGGTCCGGTGATACCAAGTCCTACCTGACCCTGACCCTGCAGCCGGCTGAGGATAAATTTTATCTGCTGTCTCTGATAGACGATCCCAAAGGCAGGACCAGAACCACTGATACTGTAACCAGGAGGTGGAAGGACGGGGAATACTTGGGAAGCACCAGGGAATACGAACAAAAAACGTACAAAAACCGGCTTAAGTTTTCTGCCCAGCTGGCCAAGAGGTGGAACGACTTCATCCTGCGCGGAGGGATCATTGAGTCCACCGGCGGGGTGGGACTGGATTATTTCCTCTGGGATGACCGGCTCAAGTTTTCCTTTGATGCCTTTGACCTGGGTAACGAAGACGACCGGGCCCACCTAAAGGCAGCAGCCAACCTTTATTTCTTAAATAACTTCTATCTTACTGCCGGGTATGATGATTTTATCAGCAGAACCAGCAAGAACCGGTCCTTTTTCGGAGGGCTCGGGTTTTACATGACCGATGAAGACCTGAAGTACCTGTTTTCATCAGTCCCTCTGCCTGCCGGAGATTAA
- a CDS encoding amphi-Trp domain-containing protein, translating into MEKVLFKSEEKKQASEVASILRTIADKVESGRIELSRGQEKIGLNVPGSLTLEIKVEEETKTGKSTLKKSLEIELEWIEGEDGQPAQPGSVSIG; encoded by the coding sequence ATGGAAAAAGTTCTGTTTAAAAGCGAGGAAAAAAAACAGGCTTCAGAGGTTGCCTCAATCCTGAGGACCATTGCGGACAAGGTGGAATCAGGCCGGATAGAGCTGTCCAGGGGACAGGAAAAGATCGGACTGAATGTCCCAGGTTCCCTGACTCTGGAGATCAAGGTGGAAGAGGAAACCAAAACCGGAAAATCCACCCTGAAAAAGTCCCTGGAGATTGAGCTTGAGTGGATCGAAGGCGAAGACGGTCAACCAGCCCAGCCGGGATCGGTAAGCATCGGCTAG
- a CDS encoding LytR/AlgR family response regulator transcription factor: MSFLKALIIHPEREVTTRLREFLSKESRVKVLGEAMTSFEALELLENISYDVFFLGINLPSGVDGVELAQILNQRKKRPNIVFVADDESLAYKAFEVGATDYLVWPFSSSRVAKTIERLHRFSSQTRIVDRDKPDNSSLQEDLEEETVQLNLADVDEDSFLTALRQAWDVNRGSRLEIEKLPINLDGKMILVPYNQIVFVEAYEDYSFVHTSQEKFLTSYRLKNLEERLNRHGFFRVHRKYLVNLEMVTEIASLPGSNFMLRTAGRKKIELPISRRRISELKQILGL; the protein is encoded by the coding sequence ATGTCTTTTTTAAAAGCCCTAATCATTCATCCTGAGCGGGAGGTGACCACCCGGCTGAGGGAGTTTCTCAGCAAAGAAAGCAGGGTCAAGGTCCTTGGCGAGGCCATGACTTCCTTTGAAGCCCTGGAGCTTCTGGAAAACATTTCCTATGATGTATTTTTCCTGGGGATCAACCTTCCCAGCGGGGTGGACGGTGTGGAACTGGCCCAGATCCTGAATCAGAGGAAAAAAAGACCCAACATCGTGTTTGTCGCTGATGACGAGTCCCTGGCCTACAAGGCCTTTGAAGTGGGAGCCACTGACTATCTGGTCTGGCCTTTTTCCAGTTCCAGGGTGGCTAAGACCATTGAAAGGCTGCACAGGTTTTCCAGTCAGACCAGGATCGTGGACCGGGATAAGCCCGACAACTCCAGTCTTCAGGAAGATCTGGAAGAGGAAACCGTTCAGCTGAACCTGGCTGATGTAGACGAGGATTCGTTTCTGACCGCCCTCAGGCAGGCCTGGGATGTGAACCGCGGTTCCCGTCTGGAAATTGAAAAGCTGCCCATCAACCTGGATGGAAAGATGATCCTGGTTCCCTATAACCAGATCGTTTTTGTGGAGGCTTACGAGGACTACAGTTTTGTGCATACCTCACAGGAGAAATTCCTGACATCCTACCGGCTCAAGAACCTGGAAGAGCGGCTCAACAGGCATGGGTTTTTCCGGGTCCACCGCAAATACCTGGTCAACCTGGAGATGGTTACGGAAATAGCGTCATTGCCTGGCAGCAACTTCATGCTCAGGACGGCCGGACGCAAGAAGATCGAGCTGCCCATCAGCCGGAGAAGGATCAGTGAGCTGAAGCAGATCCTGGGTCTTTAG
- the acs gene encoding acetate--CoA ligase: protein MEGKGALDSLLQEERVFRPLPQMVIEANINPQEYSEVMKKTRDDYLDYWEEAARELDWFKKWDKVLDDSEAPFYKWFTGAKCNIVYNALDRHIETANKNKLALIWEGEPGDSKKMTYYELYRAVNKFANALRSLGIKKGDRVILYMPPLPETMIALLAVAKVGAVHSMVFAGFSAKALRDRIDDAQAKLVITADGFYRNGRVINLKGIVDEALVGGCDCVDTVVVVHRANVEIEMTEMRDIWYEDLVRKESPVSETEVMDSEDMLFLLYSSGTTGKPKGIVHTHGGYMVGVHRSLNWVFDIKPTDIFWCTADAGWITGHSYVIYGPLMAGTTTIMFEGHPLYPQADRLWHIVARYGVNIFYTAPTLIRMLMRFGAQYPKQHDLSTLRLLGTVGEPINPEAWMWFYKNIGRSECPVMDTWWQTETGSFMISPLPISLLKPGSVTKPLPGIEAEVLDEEGKPVPPGKGGYLVIKRPWPSMLRTLYKDPERYKQTYWEKFPGYYLAGDVARKDEDGYFWIQGRSDDVLNIAGHRVGTSELESALVSHKSVAEAAVIGIPDKIKGEVAKAFVTLSADVEIDDTDELIKILKTHVRKELGPVAVVKSIEFRDKLPKTRSGKIMRRVLKAQELGEEVGDTSTLED, encoded by the coding sequence ATGGAAGGCAAAGGAGCACTTGATTCCCTGCTTCAGGAAGAAAGGGTATTTCGTCCGCTTCCCCAGATGGTCATCGAAGCCAACATCAATCCCCAGGAATATTCCGAGGTGATGAAAAAGACCAGGGACGATTACCTGGACTACTGGGAAGAGGCAGCCAGAGAACTGGACTGGTTCAAGAAATGGGACAAGGTCCTGGATGACTCTGAAGCCCCGTTTTACAAATGGTTCACCGGTGCCAAGTGCAATATAGTCTACAATGCCCTGGACCGGCATATTGAGACGGCCAATAAGAACAAGCTGGCCCTCATCTGGGAAGGAGAACCCGGCGACTCCAAGAAAATGACCTATTATGAGCTGTACCGGGCTGTTAATAAATTTGCCAATGCCCTCAGGTCCCTGGGTATTAAAAAAGGGGACAGGGTCATCCTTTACATGCCTCCTTTGCCGGAAACCATGATTGCCCTTCTGGCCGTGGCCAAGGTGGGAGCAGTGCACAGCATGGTTTTTGCCGGTTTTTCGGCCAAGGCCCTCAGGGATCGCATTGATGACGCCCAGGCCAAGCTGGTGATTACAGCGGATGGTTTTTACCGCAACGGCCGGGTGATCAACCTCAAGGGCATTGTTGATGAGGCCCTTGTAGGCGGATGTGACTGCGTAGACACGGTTGTGGTGGTTCACCGGGCCAATGTGGAAATCGAGATGACCGAGATGCGCGATATCTGGTATGAAGACCTGGTCCGCAAGGAGAGTCCGGTTTCCGAGACCGAGGTCATGGATTCTGAAGACATGCTTTTTCTGCTGTACAGCTCAGGCACTACAGGTAAACCCAAAGGCATAGTCCACACCCATGGCGGGTATATGGTCGGGGTTCACCGCTCTTTGAACTGGGTCTTTGACATCAAGCCCACGGATATTTTCTGGTGTACGGCTGATGCCGGCTGGATCACGGGCCACAGCTACGTCATTTATGGTCCCTTGATGGCCGGAACCACCACCATTATGTTCGAGGGTCATCCCCTGTATCCCCAGGCAGACCGTCTGTGGCATATTGTGGCCAGATACGGGGTGAATATTTTTTATACAGCTCCGACCCTGATCAGGATGCTGATGCGTTTTGGGGCCCAGTACCCAAAGCAGCATGACCTGTCTACCCTGAGGCTGCTGGGAACAGTGGGTGAACCCATCAATCCCGAGGCCTGGATGTGGTTCTACAAGAACATCGGCCGGTCGGAATGTCCGGTCATGGATACCTGGTGGCAGACTGAGACCGGTTCCTTTATGATCAGCCCCCTGCCCATTTCCCTGCTCAAACCCGGATCAGTTACCAAGCCCCTGCCCGGCATTGAAGCCGAGGTGCTGGACGAAGAAGGAAAGCCTGTTCCCCCAGGCAAAGGAGGCTACCTGGTCATTAAAAGGCCCTGGCCCTCCATGCTTCGGACCCTTTACAAGGATCCGGAACGGTACAAACAGACCTACTGGGAAAAATTTCCCGGTTACTACCTGGCCGGTGACGTGGCCCGCAAAGATGAGGACGGATACTTCTGGATTCAGGGCCGTTCAGACGATGTCCTGAACATTGCCGGGCACAGGGTGGGCACTTCTGAGCTTGAAAGCGCCCTTGTCTCTCATAAGTCAGTGGCTGAAGCCGCTGTCATTGGTATTCCCGATAAAATCAAGGGTGAGGTGGCCAAGGCTTTTGTCACTCTGAGCGCTGACGTTGAAATCGATGATACTGATGAGCTGATCAAGATCCTCAAGACCCATGTGCGCAAGGAGCTGGGGCCGGTGGCCGTGGTCAAGAGTATTGAGTTCAGGGACAAGCTGCCCAAGACCAGGAGCGGTAAGATTATGCGCCGAGTGCTCAAGGCCCAGGAACTGGGTGAGGAGGTTGGAGACACTTCCACTCTGGAAGATTAA